From Meiothermus sp., a single genomic window includes:
- the trmB gene encoding tRNA (guanosine(46)-N7)-methyltransferase TrmB encodes MLIRLGETDFPLPRTPEVLEVGFGDGRFTAQIARLYPEWQILGVEISAGSVARALKRFRREGIANVRVYHGEAGFALRNLVAPRSLRRVYVNFPDPWPKAKHEENRLLQRAFFRRLSTRLAEGGELLLTTDHEAYWQFAQAEGLASGLFEVETPPPPEHHLSTKYALKWKEQGRRFYHAVFRKIAEDPTPWPPLPRYPMPHALMSGTLPELNSFEKTVLRFEGGTAVLLEATRALTPEGGYYFHTHIEEEDLIQDVLLEARPSAHGLYVGMGRFGAPLSTAGVRAAVEWLVGWLEGQGLQVVQRSY; translated from the coding sequence GTGTTGATCCGCCTTGGCGAAACCGACTTTCCCTTACCCAGAACGCCTGAGGTGCTGGAAGTGGGCTTTGGTGACGGGCGCTTTACTGCCCAGATTGCCCGGCTATACCCCGAGTGGCAAATTCTGGGGGTGGAGATCTCGGCCGGTTCGGTAGCCCGGGCCCTGAAGCGTTTTCGACGAGAGGGCATTGCGAATGTGCGGGTCTACCACGGCGAGGCCGGGTTTGCCTTGCGCAACCTGGTAGCTCCCCGAAGCCTGCGCCGGGTGTATGTGAACTTTCCCGACCCCTGGCCCAAAGCCAAGCACGAAGAGAACCGTTTGTTGCAAAGGGCTTTTTTTCGGCGTTTGTCTACCCGCCTGGCCGAGGGAGGCGAGCTCTTGCTCACCACCGACCACGAAGCGTACTGGCAGTTTGCCCAGGCCGAGGGGCTGGCCAGCGGACTATTCGAGGTCGAGACCCCACCCCCGCCTGAGCATCACCTGAGCACCAAGTATGCCCTGAAGTGGAAAGAGCAGGGCCGCAGGTTCTATCATGCGGTTTTTCGTAAGATAGCCGAAGACCCCACCCCCTGGCCCCCCCTTCCGAGGTATCCCATGCCCCACGCCCTGATGTCCGGTACACTGCCTGAACTTAACAGCTTCGAGAAAACGGTGCTTCGCTTCGAGGGCGGCACGGCAGTGCTGCTCGAGGCCACCCGTGCGCTCACTCCCGAAGGCGGCTACTACTTTCACACCCACATCGAGGAAGAAGACCTGATCCAGGACGTACTGCTGGAGGCCCGCCCCAGCGCCCACGGGTTGTATGTGGGCATGGGTCGCTTTGGCGCACCCCTCAGCACGGCAGGGGTGCGGGCTGCGGTGGAGTGGCTGGTGGGCTGGCTCGAGGGCCAGGGTTTGCAGGTAGTACAGCGCTCGTACTGA
- a CDS encoding ABC transporter ATP-binding protein, translating to MQKVGIRLEHLSKRFQGKSAVEEVSLQVAPGELVSLLGPSGCGKTTTLRMIAGFEQPDEGRVYFGEQDVTSLPPEQRRVGMVFQSYALFPNLSVAGNIGFGLRVARWPAERQRTRIEEMIRLVGLQGFEHRPVQNLSGGQRQRVALARALAPEPRVLLLDEPLSALDAKIRAGLRTELRRLQLELGITTLLVTHDQEEAMSMSDRVVVMNQGRIEQVGTPRELYTRPASAFVATFVGSMNLLTPEKTAGGWRVSGHEVSLPWPPRHQIGVRPERIELNAHGAFAGVVELVTYLGAEQQLLVRVGPDLWTVLVPNQVVVQRGDSVRLHIPEEAWVSV from the coding sequence ATGCAAAAGGTAGGAATTCGTCTCGAGCACCTTAGCAAACGGTTTCAGGGCAAAAGCGCGGTAGAGGAGGTGAGCCTTCAGGTCGCCCCCGGCGAGCTGGTCTCGCTCCTAGGCCCCTCGGGTTGTGGCAAAACCACCACCTTGCGCATGATCGCAGGCTTTGAACAGCCCGATGAGGGCCGGGTGTATTTCGGTGAGCAAGACGTTACTTCGCTGCCCCCAGAACAGCGCCGGGTGGGCATGGTCTTCCAAAGCTACGCGCTTTTCCCCAATCTGAGTGTGGCGGGCAACATTGGTTTCGGGTTGCGGGTAGCCCGCTGGCCTGCCGAGCGACAACGCACACGGATAGAGGAAATGATTCGCTTGGTGGGCTTGCAGGGCTTTGAGCACCGACCGGTGCAAAACCTCTCGGGGGGCCAGCGCCAGCGGGTAGCCCTGGCCCGGGCTTTAGCCCCCGAGCCCAGGGTTCTGCTGTTGGATGAGCCCTTGTCGGCCCTAGATGCCAAGATTCGGGCCGGACTACGCACCGAGCTACGGCGGCTGCAGCTCGAGCTGGGCATAACTACCCTACTGGTCACCCACGACCAGGAAGAGGCCATGAGCATGTCCGATCGGGTGGTGGTGATGAACCAAGGCCGCATCGAGCAGGTAGGCACCCCCCGCGAGTTGTACACCCGCCCCGCTTCCGCTTTTGTGGCTACCTTTGTAGGTTCCATGAACCTTCTCACCCCGGAGAAGACTGCCGGAGGATGGCGCGTCAGCGGGCACGAGGTTAGCCTGCCCTGGCCCCCTCGCCACCAGATTGGGGTGCGTCCCGAACGTATCGAGCTAAACGCCCACGGCGCTTTTGCCGGTGTGGTAGAACTGGTCACCTATCTAGGAGCCGAGCAGCAGCTTTTAGTGCGGGTGGGGCCCGACCTATGGACAGTGTTGGTGCCCAATCAGGTAGTGGTACAGCGCGGTGATTCTGTGCGTCTGCATATACCGGAAGAAGCCTGGGTTTCGGTTTAA
- the dcd gene encoding dCTP deaminase yields the protein MSVKPDWWIREKAKQGMIEPFEECLVRDGVISYGLSSFGYDLRAAREWKIFANVFHTIADPKGLDPKSFVDYEGDEVIIPPNSFVLARSMEYIRMPDNVLAIAIGKSTYARVGIVANITPLEPGWEGHVTLEFSNTTPLPAKMYAGEGVVQLVFFEGERPEVTYGDRKGKYQGQRGITLPRI from the coding sequence ATGAGCGTCAAGCCCGACTGGTGGATACGCGAAAAAGCCAAGCAAGGCATGATTGAGCCTTTTGAGGAATGCCTGGTGCGCGATGGCGTAATTAGCTATGGACTCTCGAGCTTCGGCTACGACCTGCGCGCAGCCAGGGAGTGGAAAATTTTTGCCAACGTGTTTCACACCATCGCCGACCCCAAGGGCTTGGATCCCAAAAGTTTTGTGGACTACGAAGGCGATGAGGTGATCATTCCCCCCAACTCCTTTGTGCTGGCCCGCAGCATGGAGTATATCCGCATGCCGGATAACGTCCTGGCCATTGCCATCGGCAAGAGCACTTATGCGCGGGTGGGCATCGTAGCCAACATTACCCCGCTGGAGCCCGGCTGGGAGGGGCACGTGACCCTCGAGTTCTCCAACACCACCCCCCTGCCGGCCAAGATGTACGCTGGGGAAGGGGTGGTACAGCTTGTGTTCTTCGAGGGCGAACGCCCGGAAGTGACCTACGGCGACCGCAAGGGCAAGTACCAGGGCCAGCGGGGTATTACCCTACCCAGGATTTGA
- a CDS encoding DUF1175 family protein: MGLVLATSLSPAPPDLSDLDQDGYPDVAEFHSTAQREAFLAWFAAIAEAQFTAPSPAWPAEAQDCSGLLRFAFVEALKPKTPDWFQKFPYLPKVQAPPLGTFPLPQIGRAVFRVAPGPYRPDDVREGRLVGWTSAMYLMWYSSVPLGRTPDKARRGDLLFFVRPLAKGSAYHSMVYLGNGLVVYHTGYAPSEGGEVRLVSLKTLNQHPQKYWHPRPENPYFLGFYRWKIVH, from the coding sequence ATGGGTTTAGTGCTGGCCACATCCCTCAGTCCGGCCCCACCCGACCTCTCCGACCTCGACCAGGACGGCTATCCCGATGTGGCCGAGTTCCATAGCACCGCCCAGCGCGAGGCTTTTCTGGCGTGGTTTGCAGCCATTGCCGAGGCCCAGTTCACCGCCCCCTCGCCGGCCTGGCCCGCCGAGGCGCAGGACTGTTCCGGCCTGCTGCGCTTTGCCTTTGTGGAGGCTCTGAAGCCCAAAACCCCGGACTGGTTTCAGAAGTTCCCCTACCTGCCCAAGGTGCAGGCCCCGCCCCTGGGCACGTTTCCCTTGCCGCAGATTGGCCGCGCAGTCTTTCGGGTGGCCCCCGGGCCCTACCGCCCCGACGATGTACGAGAGGGTCGGCTGGTGGGCTGGACCAGCGCCATGTACCTGATGTGGTACTCGAGCGTCCCCTTAGGCCGCACCCCGGACAAAGCCCGGCGCGGCGATCTGCTCTTTTTCGTGCGCCCCCTGGCCAAAGGCTCGGCCTACCACAGCATGGTCTACCTGGGGAACGGCCTGGTGGTCTACCACACCGGCTACGCCCCCTCGGAAGGCGGGGAGGTGCGGCTGGTGAGCCTCAAAACCCTGAACCAGCACCCCCAGAAATACTGGCACCCCAGGCCCGAGAACCCCTATTTTCTGGGGTTTTATCGTTGGAAAATCGTGCATTAG
- a CDS encoding PspA/IM30 family protein → MGILDRLSRLIRANLNDLIKRAEDPEKIIEQALEDMRATLRDARMEVAEAMAELKKLEREQQNYAEQVRAWEQKAAEALRSEREDLAREALKRKQQAQALAEGFAQQVAQQQTLVNQLTTQLKALEGKIQESEAKKALLIARKKGVEAAETVRRFESKVDTHSAVEAFEDMERRIEAMEDKHAALSEMDKNNIEKELESLGSSKEVEDDLARLKRELGMA, encoded by the coding sequence ATGGGTATTCTTGACCGTCTTTCCCGCCTGATCCGGGCCAATCTCAACGACCTCATCAAGCGGGCCGAAGACCCCGAAAAGATCATTGAGCAGGCCCTGGAAGACATGCGGGCTACGCTGCGGGATGCCCGGATGGAAGTGGCCGAGGCCATGGCCGAGCTAAAGAAGCTCGAGCGTGAGCAGCAAAACTACGCCGAACAGGTACGGGCCTGGGAACAAAAAGCCGCCGAGGCCCTCAGAAGCGAACGCGAAGACCTGGCCCGCGAAGCCCTCAAGCGCAAGCAGCAGGCCCAGGCCCTCGCCGAAGGCTTTGCCCAGCAGGTCGCCCAACAACAAACCCTGGTCAACCAGCTCACCACCCAGCTCAAGGCCCTCGAGGGCAAAATCCAGGAGTCCGAGGCCAAGAAAGCCTTGCTGATCGCCCGCAAGAAAGGGGTAGAGGCCGCCGAGACGGTGCGCCGCTTCGAGTCCAAAGTGGACACCCACAGCGCCGTCGAAGCCTTCGAGGATATGGAGCGCCGCATCGAGGCCATGGAAGACAAGCACGCTGCGCTATCGGAGATGGACAAAAACAACATTGAGAAGGAGCTCGAGAGCCTGGGCAGCAGCAAAGAAGTGGAGGACGACCTGGCCCGCCTCAAGCGCGAGCTGGGAATGGCCTAA
- a CDS encoding extracellular solute-binding protein — protein MRRVVVLFVVAIGIFALAQSLQALIDGAKKEGQIVTYGSPGDWAGYGAIAEIMTKRYGLKHSDTDMSSAEEIAKVKAERNNPVADAFDIGYQFCTIAIREDILMAYKPSQWAEIPLWAKDPLGRCTATYYGTIVLVTNTKVVKNVPKSFKDLLKPEYKGLVAVADPRRAALGQYAVIAAAFANGGSDRNIDPGIKFFAQLAKSGNLKPVAPSKDLLAKGEIGITLDWDFRALNWRKDLPELAISVPTDGSTFGPYATVLNKFSRRPNAAKLWLETVLSDEGQIAFARSGARPIRNVKLPKDVEEGLLPQAQYKVAKPITNWLNMEAVAKDMGEKWALEVVGN, from the coding sequence ATGAGAAGAGTTGTGGTGCTTTTCGTTGTTGCAATCGGAATCTTTGCCCTGGCCCAAAGCTTGCAGGCTTTGATCGACGGAGCCAAGAAGGAGGGGCAGATTGTTACCTACGGTTCGCCGGGCGACTGGGCCGGCTACGGGGCCATTGCCGAGATTATGACCAAGCGGTACGGCCTCAAGCACAGCGACACCGATATGTCCAGCGCCGAGGAGATTGCCAAAGTCAAGGCCGAGCGCAACAACCCGGTAGCCGATGCTTTCGACATCGGGTACCAGTTTTGCACCATCGCCATTCGAGAGGACATCCTGATGGCGTACAAACCCAGCCAATGGGCCGAGATTCCCCTCTGGGCCAAAGATCCCCTGGGCCGCTGCACCGCAACCTACTACGGCACCATTGTGCTAGTAACCAACACCAAGGTGGTCAAAAACGTACCTAAGAGCTTCAAAGACCTGCTGAAGCCCGAGTACAAGGGCCTGGTGGCCGTCGCCGATCCACGCCGGGCGGCACTGGGCCAGTATGCGGTGATCGCCGCGGCCTTTGCCAACGGCGGCTCCGACCGAAACATTGACCCCGGCATCAAGTTCTTTGCCCAGCTTGCCAAGTCGGGGAACCTGAAGCCCGTAGCCCCCTCCAAAGATCTGCTGGCCAAGGGCGAGATTGGCATTACCCTGGACTGGGACTTCCGCGCCCTCAACTGGCGTAAAGACCTCCCCGAGCTGGCCATCTCGGTGCCTACCGATGGCTCTACTTTTGGCCCCTATGCCACCGTGCTCAACAAGTTCAGCCGCCGCCCCAATGCGGCCAAGCTCTGGCTGGAAACCGTTCTCTCGGACGAGGGCCAGATTGCCTTTGCCCGCTCCGGGGCCCGGCCCATCCGCAACGTGAAGCTGCCCAAGGATGTGGAGGAGGGGCTGCTGCCGCAAGCCCAGTACAAAGTGGCCAAGCCCATTACCAACTGGCTTAACATGGAAGCGGTGGCCAAGGACATGGGCGAGAAGTGGGCCCTCGAGGTAGTAGGCAACTAA
- a CDS encoding ABC transporter permease: protein MTRLLRRLLLLTLGLYLFLPILASLAYSLATSWTTLLPEGYTLKHWANLLENQRFWLSLGRTALLSFSVVALSIFFLVPTLFVVRMYYPKVAGVLEFLTLWPFVFPGVILAVGLISLYSGPPLQLAQTPFLLIAAVTVISLPYAYRAVDNAFAAADIKTLAEAARSLGADDAKTLAWVILPTVLPGVLSGGVLAFSAAFGEFALTQLLIGTLWETLPVYQVQLARTDGNGSAAITVLSFLAAWGLGFWALSLRKDAKVSVI from the coding sequence ATGACCCGGTTGCTACGCCGTTTATTGCTCCTCACGTTGGGGCTTTACCTCTTCCTACCCATCCTGGCCTCGCTGGCTTATAGCTTGGCTACGAGTTGGACCACGCTGCTCCCCGAGGGCTACACCCTGAAGCACTGGGCCAACCTGCTCGAGAACCAGCGCTTCTGGCTCTCGCTGGGGCGCACGGCACTGCTCTCGTTCTCGGTGGTGGCCCTCTCCATTTTTTTTCTGGTGCCCACGCTGTTTGTGGTGCGCATGTACTACCCCAAGGTGGCGGGGGTGCTCGAGTTCCTTACGCTGTGGCCCTTTGTGTTCCCTGGGGTGATTCTGGCGGTGGGGCTGATCTCGCTGTACTCCGGCCCACCCCTGCAACTCGCCCAAACCCCCTTCCTGCTCATCGCCGCAGTCACAGTCATCTCTCTGCCCTATGCCTACCGCGCGGTGGATAACGCCTTTGCCGCCGCCGACATCAAAACCCTGGCCGAGGCGGCCCGCAGCCTGGGGGCCGACGACGCCAAAACCCTGGCCTGGGTCATTTTGCCCACCGTACTGCCGGGGGTCTTGTCGGGCGGGGTGCTGGCCTTTAGTGCGGCTTTTGGCGAGTTTGCCCTTACCCAGCTTCTTATCGGCACCCTCTGGGAAACCCTGCCGGTCTACCAGGTGCAGCTTGCCCGCACCGATGGAAACGGCAGCGCGGCCATTACGGTACTTTCCTTTTTGGCCGCCTGGGGGCTGGGTTTTTGGGCTTTGTCGCTGCGCAAAGATGCCAAGGTATCGGTGATCTGA
- a CDS encoding Ig domain-containing protein: MRLTLRFDPGYVDEPYSTALTADGGIRPYKLTLEGNLPKGLVYSSGRISGTPQETGSFELTISVEDANLSNRTQKVTLTIGETPPPRLDQVFPLAEVSDPFPYLFRVRNREARGFQAQIPLKDLKATLDSFKADANVLYVLRYDEEKGLLDIDAAFTGPRKDFEAFRFTAVPLPEKKVRPELSFRETRVAFYDKNGKLAGNAQAIERVSTQGRYKYSDLEAIARNWGRRLTPPQGPAANPPSPAPATENQAANPPGTSEPAPPSPAQPPQPGQAQPPQPGQAQPTQPGQAQPTPPPAQPGPASPPEGQPAPAPSPEAQKLEGDLNSDGVVDQKDLEQLRSSYAWAGVSAGQAPPPANQRTPTPSGGTPGSSSGGSSPGDEENPDSSEGK; this comes from the coding sequence TTGCGCCTGACACTCCGCTTCGATCCAGGCTATGTGGATGAGCCCTACAGCACCGCCCTCACCGCAGACGGGGGAATACGACCTTATAAGCTCACCCTCGAGGGCAACCTGCCCAAAGGCCTTGTCTACAGCAGTGGGCGCATCAGCGGAACCCCGCAGGAGACGGGTAGCTTCGAGCTTACCATTAGCGTAGAAGACGCCAATCTCTCCAACCGTACCCAGAAAGTTACCCTGACCATTGGGGAAACCCCGCCTCCCCGGCTCGACCAGGTCTTTCCCCTGGCCGAAGTCTCCGACCCCTTTCCCTATCTGTTCCGGGTGCGCAACCGCGAGGCCAGGGGCTTCCAGGCCCAAATTCCCCTCAAAGACCTCAAAGCCACCCTGGATAGCTTCAAGGCCGATGCCAACGTGCTCTATGTGCTTCGCTACGACGAGGAGAAGGGCCTTTTAGACATTGACGCGGCCTTTACTGGCCCACGCAAAGACTTCGAGGCCTTTCGCTTTACCGCGGTTCCTCTGCCCGAGAAAAAAGTCCGACCCGAGCTAAGCTTCCGCGAGACCCGGGTGGCCTTCTACGACAAGAACGGCAAGCTGGCGGGCAACGCCCAAGCCATCGAACGGGTGAGCACCCAGGGGCGCTACAAGTACAGCGACCTCGAGGCCATCGCGCGCAACTGGGGCCGCCGCCTGACCCCACCCCAAGGCCCGGCTGCCAACCCGCCGAGCCCTGCTCCGGCCACCGAGAACCAAGCCGCTAACCCTCCTGGCACCAGCGAACCCGCACCCCCCAGCCCAGCACAGCCCCCTCAACCTGGGCAAGCGCAGCCACCCCAACCTGGGCAAGCGCAGCCCACCCAACCTGGGCAGGCACAGCCCACCCCACCTCCAGCCCAACCTGGCCCCGCCTCACCCCCAGAGGGTCAGCCTGCGCCGGCCCCATCCCCCGAGGCCCAAAAGCTCGAGGGCGATCTCAACAGCGATGGCGTGGTAGATCAAAAAGACCTGGAACAGCTGCGCTCCTCCTATGCCTGGGCCGGTGTAAGCGCCGGACAGGCCCCGCCACCCGCCAACCAGCGCACCCCCACCCCGTCCGGCGGAACCCCTGGCTCGAGTTCTGGTGGCTCCAGCCCTGGCGACGAGGAGAACCCCGATAGCTCAGAAGGCAAGTGA
- a CDS encoding ABC transporter permease subunit: MSLGLRGASVGVALLFVVFLLLFEVLPGLLLARVFWNEGHFSLASWAEATRPLFQRALRNSLELAFYSALQGAVLGTLTAWALWSSSNPLVKRFTTGLSAVAANFAGPPLAFAFIVLLGGNGFFNLILKGLGLPTVDIYGKEGLYWVYLYFQWPLMTVLMLPAFGAIQREWLEAARSLGSSQWGFWWRVGIPVLLPSILGSYILLFANAFGAYATVYALTQGQRNLLPLQIGFQVGGDIGYNPVLASTLALMMALVLAVSLVLYRLSRRWAARMEQV, from the coding sequence ATGAGCCTGGGTTTGCGTGGGGCCAGCGTGGGGGTTGCCCTGCTGTTTGTGGTGTTTTTGCTGCTCTTTGAGGTGTTGCCGGGGCTTTTGCTGGCGCGGGTCTTCTGGAACGAGGGACACTTCAGCCTGGCCTCCTGGGCCGAGGCTACTCGGCCCCTTTTTCAGCGGGCCCTGCGCAACTCCCTCGAGCTGGCCTTTTACAGCGCTCTGCAGGGCGCGGTGCTGGGTACTCTTACGGCCTGGGCCTTGTGGTCGTCCAGCAATCCCCTGGTCAAGCGCTTTACTACCGGCCTCTCAGCCGTGGCCGCCAACTTTGCAGGGCCGCCACTGGCCTTTGCTTTTATCGTGCTCTTGGGCGGCAACGGCTTTTTTAACCTAATTCTGAAGGGCCTAGGCCTACCCACAGTGGACATTTACGGCAAAGAGGGGCTGTACTGGGTCTACCTTTACTTCCAGTGGCCCCTGATGACCGTGCTGATGCTACCGGCTTTTGGGGCCATCCAGAGGGAGTGGCTCGAGGCCGCCCGTAGCCTGGGCAGCAGCCAGTGGGGCTTCTGGTGGCGGGTGGGAATTCCCGTGTTGCTGCCCTCCATCCTGGGCTCCTACATTCTCCTCTTTGCCAACGCTTTTGGGGCCTATGCCACGGTGTATGCCCTGACCCAGGGACAGCGAAACCTTTTGCCCCTGCAAATAGGCTTCCAGGTAGGAGGAGACATCGGGTACAACCCGGTACTGGCCTCCACCCTGGCCCTGATGATGGCCCTGGTACTGGCGGTCTCGCTCGTACTTTACCGCCTGAGCCGCCGCTGGGCCGCCCGAATGGAGCAGGTATGA